In the genome of Cryptomeria japonica chromosome 8, Sugi_1.0, whole genome shotgun sequence, one region contains:
- the LOC131053064 gene encoding transcriptional regulator SUPERMAN: MEMDTRGRGKEKEEAEKSKQNENKEQSGLAAGHGGEAGGSATVQPRLYECVFCKGSFTSAQALGGHMNVHRRERARLKESLSITLSAPHEQPAIMPSQRSPVSLAVPYDQAVSSSISPRFYATRSREKQGESSDENLQAKGGKDLKQGDEELDLELRLGEKPGKK, translated from the coding sequence ATGGAAATggataccagaggaagaggaaaagaaaaagaagaagcagAGAAGAGTAAACAAAATGAGAACAAAGAGCAGAGTGGCTTAGCGGCCGGTCATGGGGGTGAAGCGGGGGGCTCTGCGACAGTCCAGCCGAGGTTGTATGAGTGTGTGTTTTGCAAAGGCAGTTTTACTTCTGCACAGGCGCTGGGTGGTCATATGAACGTCCATAGGCGGGAGCGGGCTAGGCTTAAAGAATCTTTGTCAATAACATTATCAGCGCCTCATGAGCAGCCTGCGATCATGCCGTCTCAGCGGAGTCCAGTGTCTTTAGCAGTTCCATATGACCAGGCTGTTAGCTCTTCGATTTCTCCTAGGTTTTATGCAACGCGCAGTAGAGAAAAACAGGGGGAATCGTCTGATGAAAATTTGCAGGCAAAAGGGGGGAAAGATCTTAAGCAAGGTGATGAAGAGCTGGATTTAGAGCTTCGACTTGGAGAAAAACCAGGGAAAAAGTGA